The window CACATCTGGATGTAATTCTGGGGGAAACAGACAATATGAGTCCAACCAGTCCAAGTTGGACAGCCTTAGTTGCCAATCGCTCAAACCCAATCATAGTCAAGCTGTTCAGGCTGGATCAACTGTTCAAAGTCAAAGTTTTGGTATAGAAGAAAAAATTGAAAAAGTTGATGATGGTGAAAATTCGGTTTCTGGTTGCCAAGACTTTCCCCTGGAGGCGAAAAGTCCTGGACAGACAGATATACCTTTGTCTGAAAGTCAGGCACAGCAAACTGGACAGGACAATTTGAATCAATTGCTTGCCCTGGTCAGAGATAAGTTAATGGCAGTCCAAACAATAGCTGACCGGGAAGCGGTTGAAGAAGAAGCACGGAAGATGGGCTTACCGACTAATTGGAAGAAGCTGGTGCGTCCTCTTTTAGATGCAGAAACTCTGGCTTTCTTGAAATCGCTTAAGAACACCCAAACACAATCTATTTCAACTATTCCGGTTCAAAAGCAATTAACATCAAGCTTTATAGCCCCTAATGGGGAAGCTTTAGTTGAGCTATTGGTGGACAAAGGTAATGGAGAAACTTTGGTACTACCTTTGGAATATCCGGGAAGCAGAGGCTATGGACAAACTAAGGAACCAAGAGAAATTGCTAAAAAACTGGTGGCAATTCAGTCGGTAAATGATTGGGAAGCTATTAAACAGAAGTATGGTGAGTTGCGATCTTTATGGGTGTGGAGGTGGTATTTTAACGAAAGCGATAGCCAAAAGTTGGCCTCTGTAATTACTGGCAAATGCGAGCAACTTTATCTCGATTTAAATAGCAGAACTTTTTCCGACAAAGTTTCCCAATTCCCAGAAGAGGCACACTCAAATAAGGAGTTTTTGTCCTCAACAAGCGTGACTAGGGATTGCAAACATTCAACGTCGATTAATTGGTTAATCAGTTTTTTAGAAGATCTAGAGGCTATTGAGGCTCCTCACCCCAGGTTTGAGTCCAAAGAGCAGTTATCCGCTTTGTTTCAACAGGCAGATTTGTTGAGTAAGGAATGTTCTGATTTACTACTTGATGTCTGTCCTGATTACTGGGAACGTTTATCTATAGCTATAGGAAATGTTTGTGAGTTGTTACCCTAAAAGGTACTACCCAGAATATATCTTTTATTGTCCTTTTACCCAAAAAGTGGCGTAGTTTGTGAATCAAAACTTGGCGAAACATCTACGAGATTGTGTTGTTTCAGCCAAAAAGTGATGATCAGGTTTTGTATCAAAACTTGGCTAGAGTTTAAATTTTGCATGATAAAGTGACTATAAGTTTCTTGGCTAAAAGGAAAGTAAAAAAGTCAGAAACATTCTTTCTTTTGCCAGTTATATGGGAATTTTCATGCCAAGATATGGTTCAAAACAGCCAAAATATAGTTCAAAAGAAGTTTTTGTGTACAAAAACTTCTTTTAAACCATAATCTTTCATGACTAAAATTAACTAACAGGAGAGTTACAGTTTTAGGAGTTGTCAACAGTAGTATAAAAATCAAAAGCTTATAGGGAGAGCATTTGAGACAGATGTAACTCAAAGAATGAATTGTGAAGCATAAATTGGCTTACTTGCTTATGAAGCATAAAGTGGCGTGAAACGCCACTTTATGCTTCAAGTGACATTTATCTTGCTGTAAGTGAAGCTACTTGCAAGAGTGTCACTTTCTCACTAAAAAAATAGAAGAAGAACGCCGGATGAAAATGGTAACTTGGTTAGTGGAGGTGATATGATAGGGTTAATTAAACAACCTCCACTAACTAAATCCAATGGATACTGCCGCCCACATCGCTACCCTTTATCAGCAAATCGAACAAATCGAAGCCCAAGGGGAAGTAGCCGCAGCTAACACCTGGATATCGAGTTTTGTGGTTCCCAAACCCAATGGAAAGCATTACACCTACTACCGTCTGATGGAAGCTGCGCCCAAGTCAAACGGTTCTGGTAAACAGGGAGTGGCGAAGATGAAATGCTATTTGGGAACTGCTAAGAGTCCAAAATATAAGCGCGCTATGGCAGCGATCGCACGCCGCAATCAAATCCAAGTTCTCACCAAACAGATTAAACAATTGGAAGCATTGGCATTAAAAGAAGAAAAGCAGATCGCCGCTGCTACAGCAGCCCCAGAACAAGTTAGTGGAGGTAATTTAGCAAAGTCTAGCACACAACCTCCACTAACTAACCAGCCAACCTCTAGAGAATGGCAGCAGTTACAACAAGAATTAAACCAACTTAACGAACACACTCAGCAATTAATTGAGGTATTAAATCAAGAAAGAGCTCATCGAGAAGCAATGACCCAAGAAATAACATCACTAAAAGCTGCTTTGGGTAAATAATAAAAAATAAAGCGTAGGGATAAATTGACCATGACACAAGAACTCCTAGATTTAAGAAGCAGCATTTTAGCAGGAAGATATGATGAAGCTTTGGCAATTGTGGACGAATTAGAAGGGATGAGTAAACAAGCGATTATTCGGAATATCGAATCCTTTCTCTTACGGTTAATGATTCACTTAATTAAAAATCAAATTGAGCAACGTTTAACCAACTCTTGGGCAAATTCAATTAACGACTCAATTCGCCAAATTAAAAAGCTAAATCTCAAAGACAATAAAACTTCCTATTACATCAATGCTGATGAATGGCAACCTTTCTTTGAAGAAAACTTAGAAGCAGCGATTCGACCAGCCAGTTTAGAAGTTTTGAACGGACAATTAAAACCGAAACAACTTGCCGCTAGACTAGATAAAGAGCAGTTA is drawn from Phormidium ambiguum IAM M-71 and contains these coding sequences:
- a CDS encoding DUF29 family protein, encoding MTQELLDLRSSILAGRYDEALAIVDELEGMSKQAIIRNIESFLLRLMIHLIKNQIEQRLTNSWANSINDSIRQIKKLNLKDNKTSYYINADEWQPFFEENLEAAIRPASLEVLNGQLKPKQLAARLDKEQLIELAQKLIDLTYTYSAKDLPEIVDDFFTQLPGGEEWYSD